Proteins from a genomic interval of Trifolium pratense cultivar HEN17-A07 linkage group LG6, ARS_RC_1.1, whole genome shotgun sequence:
- the LOC123891568 gene encoding probable inactive leucine-rich repeat receptor-like protein kinase At3g03770: protein MSQGFNFERISMLFLEYNNQINTMASVFLVLVTLLLSINHSEQLQSSHSQTLLRIQQLLNFPSALSNWNNSTDFCNTDSNSSLAVVCYEDTITQLHIIGEGKTQPLPKNFSIDSFVTTLVKLPSLKVLTLVSLGIWGPLPGKISRLSSLEIVNMSSNHLYSSIPMELSSLSNLQTLILDNNMFSGQLPIWIDLLSELTVLSLKSNLFNGSLPNSVSNLENLRILSLSHNKLYGLVPDLSHLRNLQILELDSNAFGPQFPKLGNKLVTIVLRDNKFRSGIPAELSSYYQLERFDISSNTFVGPFQPTLLSLPSIAYLNISRNKLTGMLFENVSCNSEIEVVDLSSNLLTGSLPKCLVSNSSDRTVLYARNCLETTNQNQHPPPFCHTEALAVGILPETKKKKQVSKVVLTLGIVGGTLGGVALAFLILFIFRRENARSKMKNPPTRIISENAASGYTSKLLSDARYISQTKKFGALGLPNYRSFSLEEIEAATNNFDTASLMGEDSYGEMYRGQLKNGSFVVIRCVKMNKRYSTQNFMQHMELISKLRHRHLVSAIGHCFECSLEDSSVSKIFLVFEYVPNGTLRSWTSDGHTGKSLNWTQRIGAAIGVAKGIQFLHTGIVPGVYSNNIKIEDILLDRNFVAKISSYNLPLLSNIGKVRRGNSSNGSKHSGINKSGKHEDKCDIYDFGVILLEIILGRTIKTTNDAEAFKDLLQASLGADEDARRSIVDPAIRKACLSQSLKTMMEICVKCLFKDPAERPSTEDVLWNLQFAAQVQDAWRGDSQSSEGSPGSPLEARRQAFH from the exons ATGTCTCAAGGCTTCAATTTTGAGAGAATTTCAATGCTTTTTTTAGAATATAATAACCAAATAAACACTATGGCTTCTGTGTTTCTTGTGTTGGTTACTTTGTTACTTTCTATAAATCATTCAGAGCAACTTCAATCCTCACACTCTCAAACCCTTCTAAGAATTCAACAGCTTTTGAATTTTCCTTCTGCTTTAAGCAACTGGAATAATTCCACAGATTTTTGCAACACAGATTCAAACTCTTCACTCGCTGTAGTATGCTATGAAGATACAATAACTCAACTTCACATAATAGGTGAAGGAAAAACTCAACCATTGCCTAAAAATTTCTCTATTGATTCATTTGTCACTACACTAGTTAAGCTTCCAAGTTTGAAGGTTCTTACATTGGTTTCTCTTGGTATTTGGGGTCCATTACCTGGTAAAATTTCTAGGTTATCGTCGTTGGAAATAGTTAATATGAGTTCGAATCATCTCTACAGTTCGATCCCTATGGAACTTTCGTCACTCTCGAATCTTCAGACACTCATTCTTGACAATAACATGTTTTCTGGTCAGCTTCCTATTTGGATTGATTTGCTTTCAGAATTAACTGTGTTGAGTTTGAAAAGCAATTTGTTTAACGGATCGTTACCGAATTCAGTTAGTAACTTGGAGAATTTGAGAATTCTTTCACTTTCTCATAATAAGTTATATGGATTAGTACCTGATTTGAGTCATTTGAGAAATCTTCAAATACTTGAATTGGATAGTAATGCTTTTGGACCTCAATTTCCTAAGCTTGGTAACAAGTTGGTTACTATTGTGCTAAGAGATAACAAATTCAGGTCTGGTATTCCTGCTGAATTGAGCTCATATTATCAGCTCGAGCGATTCGATATCTCATCGAACACTTTTGTAGGGCCATTCCAACCAACATTGTTGTCACTTCCTTCTATTGCTTACCTCAACATTTCGAGGAACAAATTAACCGGGATGCTTTTCGAGAATGTTTCTTGCAATTCTGAGATTGAAGTTGTTGATTTATCGTCGAATCTTTTAACTGGGAGCTTACCTAAATGTTTAGTTTCAAATTCTAGTGATAGGACTGTTTTGTATGCTAGAAATTGTCTTGAGACGACGAATCAAAATCAGCATCCTCCGCCTTTTTGTCACACTGAAGCCTTAGCAGTGGGAATATTACCTGagacaaagaagaaaaaacaagtaTCAAAGGTAGTTCTTACCCTCGGTATAGTAGGTGGAACTCTTGGTGGAGTAGCACTTGCTTttctgattttatttatttttagaagaGAGAATGCTAGAAGCAAAATGAAGAATCCTCCAACAAGAATAATATCAGAGAATGCAGCTTCTGGATACACCTCTAAGTTGCTTTCTGATGCAA GATATATATCTCAAACAAAGAAGTTTGGAGCACTTGGCCTACCAAACTATAGGAGTTTTTCATTGGAAGAGATTGAGGCAGCTACAAACAACTTTGACACAGCTTCTTTAATGGGTGAAGATTCTTATGGAGAG ATGTACAGAGGTCAGCTGAAGAATGGCTCGTTTGTTGTTATTAGATGTGTCAAAATGAATAAAAGATACAGCACTCAAAACTTCATGCAGCACATGGAGCTTATATCAAAACTTAGGCATCGTCATTTAGTCAGCGCTATTGGACACTGCTTTGAATGTTCTTTAGAAGATTCAAGTGTCAGCAAAATATTTCTTGTTTTTGAATACGTACCTAATGGCACACTCAGGAGCTGGACTTCTG ATGGACATACTGGAAAATCTCTGAATTGGACCCAACGCATAGGAGCTGCAATTGGAGTAGCAAAGGGAATTCAATTTTTGCATACAGGAATTGTCCCTGGTGTATATtcaaacaatatcaaaataGAAGATATTTTATTGGATAGAAATTTTGTTGCAAAAATTAGCAGTTATAACCTGCCTCTGTTATCTAACATAGGAAag GTTCGGCGTGGAAATTCGTCTAATGGATCGAAACATTCTGGTATCAATAAAAG TGGAAAGCATGAAGATAAGTGTGATATATATGACTTTGGAGTAATACTACTTGAAATCATTCTAGGAAGGACAATTAAGACAACAAATGATGCAGAAGCTTTTAAGGATCTG TTGCAAGCAAGCTTAGGAGCTGATGAGGATGCTAGGAGGAGCATTGTTGATCCAGCGATTCGCAAGGCATGTTTGAGTCAATCATTGAAGACAATGATGGAGATATGTGTGAAGTGCCTGTTTAAAGATCCAGCAGAAAGACCCTCCACAGAGGATGTTCTGTGGAATTTGCAGTTTGCTGCACAAGTACAGGATGCTTGGAGAGGGGATTCTCAAAGTAGTGAAGGGTCACCAGGTTCTCCTTTAGAGGCTCGAAGACAGGCCTTTCATTAG